Part of the Streptomyces sp. NBC_01460 genome, GAGATCAGATCGGCGGCGTCGTAGGGCTTCAGCGACAGCGGATCACCGTCGGACCCTCCACAGGCGGTCGCACCTGCAACCAGGGTCACGACCAGCAGAGTGCAGCTCACTACGGTGCGGATGCGCGGCGTGTGGTTCATGAACCCACGCTAAGAAGATTCATCCGATCCAGCGCGTTCAGTGACTGCAAACGGGGGCCCGGTCCGCTCATTGCTGAGCGGACCGGGCCCCCGTACGGGTGCGACACGTCCTGTGGAGGCGTGTCCTACTGGGTGCGGTTCTCGCCGCGGTAGTACTCGAAGACCCAGCCGAAGAGGCCGATCAGGAGCAGCGGGGCCGAGAAGTAGGCCAGCCACCAGCCGAAGACGACGGCCATGAAGAGGAAGGCTCCACCGATGGCCAGCGAGAGGGGCTGCCAGCTGTGCGGGGAGAAGAAGCCCACCTCACCGGCTTCGTCCGCGACGTCGGCCTCCTTGTTGTCCTGGGCCATCGCGTCGACCCTGCTGGCCGTGAAGGCCAGGTAGAAGCCGATCATGATGGTCAGCCCGAAGGCCAGGACGAGCGCGGTGGTACCGACAGGCTCCTTGGACCAGACGCCGTACGTGACGGCCATGGCCAGCATGAAGAAGCTGAGCCAGATGAAGAGCTTGCCCTGGATCTTCACTTGCCGTCCTCCTTGCCGCCCGCGAGGACCTTCTCACCCTCGGACAGGTGATCCAGCTGCTCGAGCGCCGCGATCTCCGGGTGGTGCAGGTCGAACGCCGGGGATTCGGAACGAATGCGCGGCAGGCTGAGGAAGTTGTGACGCGGGGGCGGGCAGGACGTCGCCCATTCGAGCGAACGGCCGTAGCCCCACGGGTCGTCGACCTCGATCTTCTTGCCGTACTTGGCTGTCTTCCACACGTTGTACATGAACGGAAGCATGGACAGGCCGAGCACGAACGAGGAGATCGTCGAGATCGTGTTCAGGGCGGTGAAGCCGTCTGCCGCGAGGTAGTCCGCGTAACGACGCGGCATGCCCTCGGCACCCAGCCAGTGCTGCACCAGGAACGTGCCGTGGAAGCCGATGAACAGCGTCCAGAACGTCATCTTCCCGAGCCGCTCGTCCAGCATCTTGCCGGTGAACTTCGGCCACCAGAAGTGGAATCCGGCGAACATCGCGAAGACCACGGTGCCGAAGACGACGTAGTGGAAGTGCGCGACGACGAAGTACGAGTCGGAGACGTGGAAGTCCAGCGGCGGCGAGGCCAGGATCACGCCGGTCAGACCACCGAAGGCGAAGGTGATCAGGAAGCCGACCGACCAGAGCATCGGTGTCTCGAAGGACAACGACCCCTTCCACATCGTGCCGATCCAGTTGAAGAACTTCACACCGGTGGGCACCGCGATGAGGAACGTCATGAAGGAGAAGAACGGCAGCAGCACACCGCCGGTGACGTACATGTGGTGCGCCCACACCGTCACCGAAAGGCCGGCGATGGAAATCGTCGCCGCGATGAGGCCGATGTAGCCGAACATCGGCTTCCGGCTGAATACCGGGATGATCTCGGAAATGATCCCGAAGAACGGTAGCGCGATGATGTACACCTCTGGATGGCCGAAGAACCAGAAGAGGTGTTGCCAGAGCAATGCGCCACCATTGGCCGCATCGAATACATGTGCGCCGAATTTTCGGTCGGCCTCGAGCGCGAAGAGCGCGGCGGCCAGGACCGGGAAGGCCAGCAGGACCAGGACACCGGTCAGCAGGACGTTCCAGGTGAAGATCGGCATGCGGAACATCGTCATGCCGGGGGCGCGCATGCAGATGATCGTGGTGATGAAGTTGACCGAGCCGAGGATCGTGCCGAAGCCGGAGAAGGCCAGACCCATGATCCACATGTCGGCGCCGACGCCCGGCGAGCGGACCGCGTCCGACAGCGGGGAGTAGGCGAACCAGCCGAAGTCGGCCGCACCCTGCGGGGTGAGGAAGCCGGCCACCGCGATGATCGAGCCGAAGAGGTACAGCCAGTACGCGAACATGTTCAGCCGCGGGAACGCCACGTCGGGCGCGCCGATCTGCAGCGGCATGATCCAGTTCGCGAACCCTGCGAACAGCGGCGTCGCGAACATCAGCAGCATGATCGTGCCGTGCATCGTGAACGCCTGGTTGAACTGCTCGTTCGACATGATCTGCGTACCCGGACGAGCCAGCTCGGCGCGCATGAAGAGCGCCAGGAGGCCACCGATGCAGAAGAACGCGAACGATGTGACCAGGTACATCGTGCCGATCGTCTTGTGGTCAGTGGTGGTCAGCCACTTGACGACGACAGTCCCCGGCTGCTTGGGCCGCACCGGCAGCTCGTCCTCGAACGAGTCGTCTGCTGCCGCGGCACCCTGGGATTCGTTGAGGATGCTCACAGTTTGTTCGTCTCCGCATTCCTGGCCGGGTCCGTCTGCTCGATGCCTGCCGGCACGTAGCCCGTCTGACCCTTCTCCGCCAGCTCCTTGAGGTGCTGCTGGTAACGCTCC contains:
- the ctaD gene encoding aa3-type cytochrome oxidase subunit I, which encodes MSILNESQGAAAADDSFEDELPVRPKQPGTVVVKWLTTTDHKTIGTMYLVTSFAFFCIGGLLALFMRAELARPGTQIMSNEQFNQAFTMHGTIMLLMFATPLFAGFANWIMPLQIGAPDVAFPRLNMFAYWLYLFGSIIAVAGFLTPQGAADFGWFAYSPLSDAVRSPGVGADMWIMGLAFSGFGTILGSVNFITTIICMRAPGMTMFRMPIFTWNVLLTGVLVLLAFPVLAAALFALEADRKFGAHVFDAANGGALLWQHLFWFFGHPEVYIIALPFFGIISEIIPVFSRKPMFGYIGLIAATISIAGLSVTVWAHHMYVTGGVLLPFFSFMTFLIAVPTGVKFFNWIGTMWKGSLSFETPMLWSVGFLITFAFGGLTGVILASPPLDFHVSDSYFVVAHFHYVVFGTVVFAMFAGFHFWWPKFTGKMLDERLGKMTFWTLFIGFHGTFLVQHWLGAEGMPRRYADYLAADGFTALNTISTISSFVLGLSMLPFMYNVWKTAKYGKKIEVDDPWGYGRSLEWATSCPPPRHNFLSLPRIRSESPAFDLHHPEIAALEQLDHLSEGEKVLAGGKEDGK
- a CDS encoding cytochrome c oxidase subunit 4, with amino-acid sequence MKIQGKLFIWLSFFMLAMAVTYGVWSKEPVGTTALVLAFGLTIMIGFYLAFTASRVDAMAQDNKEADVADEAGEVGFFSPHSWQPLSLAIGGAFLFMAVVFGWWLAYFSAPLLLIGLFGWVFEYYRGENRTQ